One genomic segment of Ancylobacter sp. IITR112 includes these proteins:
- the mch gene encoding methenyltetrahydromethanopterin cyclohydrolase — MANAPQTEPRPSVAALSAPLVDALIANAAPLRLDISRSPCGARIVDAGISARGGLEAGRRIAEICLGGLGAVGLATSGRFPRWGTMVTVTTADPVIACLGSQYAGWSLAEGDFFALGSGPGRALWAKEKLFEELGYRDRADHACLVLEVDKLPPDVLVARIAEECGIAPEKLTLILTPTSSLAGTVQIVARVLEVALHKTHALHFPLDRVVDGIGASPLPPPAPDFVAAMGRTNDATLYGGDVQLFVTGPEDEARALAEGLPSSSSRDHGRTFAEIFTAYKGDFYAMDPMLFSPARVTVTALETGRSFTFGAFHDDILERSFA; from the coding sequence ATGGCGAACGCCCCTCAGACCGAGCCGAGGCCGAGCGTTGCGGCGCTATCGGCGCCCCTCGTCGACGCTCTCATCGCCAACGCCGCCCCGTTGCGGCTCGACATCAGCCGAAGCCCCTGCGGCGCCCGCATCGTCGATGCCGGCATCAGCGCGCGCGGCGGGCTGGAAGCCGGACGGCGCATCGCCGAAATCTGCCTCGGCGGCCTCGGCGCGGTCGGCCTTGCCACCAGCGGGCGATTTCCGCGCTGGGGCACGATGGTGACCGTGACGACGGCCGATCCGGTCATCGCCTGCCTCGGCAGCCAATATGCCGGCTGGAGCCTGGCGGAAGGCGACTTCTTCGCCCTTGGCTCCGGCCCCGGCCGCGCCTTGTGGGCGAAGGAGAAGCTGTTTGAGGAACTCGGCTATCGCGACCGGGCCGATCATGCCTGTCTCGTGCTGGAAGTCGACAAGCTGCCGCCCGACGTGCTGGTGGCGCGCATCGCCGAGGAATGCGGCATCGCGCCGGAAAAACTCACCCTCATTCTCACCCCCACGTCGAGCCTCGCCGGCACGGTGCAGATCGTCGCCCGTGTGCTGGAAGTGGCGCTGCACAAGACGCATGCGCTGCATTTCCCGCTCGACCGGGTGGTAGACGGTATCGGCGCCTCGCCCCTGCCGCCGCCGGCGCCCGATTTCGTCGCCGCCATGGGCCGCACCAATGACGCCACGCTCTATGGCGGCGATGTGCAGCTCTTCGTCACCGGGCCGGAGGACGAGGCCCGCGCTCTGGCGGAAGGCCTGCCCAGTTCCTCCTCGCGCGACCATGGCCGTACCTTCGCGGAAATCTTCACCGCCTATAAGGGCGATTTCTACGCCATGGACCCGATGCTGTTCAGCCCTGCCCGCGTCACCGTGACGGCGCTGGAAACCGGCCGCAGCTTCACTTTCGGCGCCTTCCACGACGATATTCTGGAGCGCTCCTTCGCATGA
- a CDS encoding RimK family alpha-L-glutamate ligase: protein MSVERSDTVVIFTEDADWHTRRLKAAIEREGLDVLVLSLNECGFAIGATTHGLVLPGLGDALPAAAFVRLIAKGSTEQITARLGLLHALSALGVKVMNDARAIERCVDKSMTSFLIARAGLPTPRSFVGEDRAAMQALLDEAPGDMVLKPLFGAQGRGIRRLSPRTLLPEPDKVGGLYYLQDFVAAPTAESYQDWRVFVIGGTVAGAMLRRSPGWITNIHQGAVGVPAPLDARAHDLAIRATAAVGADYAGVDLIEDAQGRLQVLEVNSMPAWKGLQQATGLDIAAALARHLAGALAVTVAA, encoded by the coding sequence ATGAGCGTGGAACGCTCCGACACGGTCGTCATCTTCACCGAGGATGCCGACTGGCACACGCGCCGGCTTAAGGCAGCGATCGAGCGCGAGGGGCTCGACGTGCTGGTGCTCTCGCTCAATGAGTGCGGCTTCGCCATTGGCGCCACCACGCATGGGCTGGTGCTGCCGGGTCTCGGCGACGCGCTGCCGGCCGCGGCCTTCGTGCGTCTCATCGCCAAGGGCTCGACCGAGCAGATCACCGCGCGGCTGGGGCTGCTGCACGCGCTCTCCGCGCTCGGGGTCAAGGTGATGAACGACGCCCGCGCCATCGAGCGCTGCGTCGACAAGTCGATGACCAGCTTCCTCATCGCCCGGGCCGGCCTGCCGACGCCGCGCAGCTTCGTCGGCGAGGACCGGGCGGCGATGCAGGCGCTGCTGGACGAGGCGCCGGGCGACATGGTGCTCAAACCGCTGTTCGGGGCGCAGGGGCGCGGCATCCGCCGGCTCTCCCCGCGCACCCTGCTGCCCGAGCCGGACAAAGTCGGCGGCCTTTACTATCTGCAGGATTTCGTCGCCGCCCCCACCGCCGAGAGCTACCAGGACTGGCGGGTCTTCGTCATCGGCGGGACGGTGGCCGGGGCCATGCTGCGCCGCTCCCCGGGCTGGATCACCAATATCCATCAGGGCGCCGTCGGCGTGCCGGCACCGTTGGACGCCCGCGCGCATGATCTCGCCATCCGCGCCACGGCGGCGGTCGGCGCCGATTATGCCGGTGTCGATTTAATCGAGGACGCGCAAGGCCGGCTTCAGGTGCTGGAGGTCAATTCCATGCCGGCCTGGAAGGGCTTGCAGCAGGCAACGGGGCTCGACATCGCGGCGGCTCTGGCCCGCCATCTCGCCGGCGCTCTGGCGGTGACGGTGGCGGCATGA
- a CDS encoding triphosphoribosyl-dephospho-CoA synthase gives MTAEAIAAAFRAACHAELDALKAGNVHRFSAGHGMEVAHFERAAEAAAPFLAAPGARVGKRIESAVAASWAVTGLNTNLGIILLCAPLAAAAERPGPLRPNLETVLAGLDITDAQAAFRAIAAANPGGLGRSGAHDVAAPARIGLREAMAEAADRDRIARQYVSGFADMFDIGLARLAALGAVEPEARTEAVHLAFMAAFPDSHIARKFGDATAEQVRAEAAEVAGTVDFRAPAGIRRAPLHAFDASLKASGLNPGTSADLTVATLFAQALLTP, from the coding sequence ATGACCGCCGAGGCTATCGCCGCCGCCTTCCGCGCGGCCTGCCATGCCGAACTCGACGCGCTGAAAGCCGGCAATGTCCACCGTTTCAGCGCCGGTCACGGCATGGAGGTCGCGCATTTTGAACGTGCGGCCGAAGCGGCGGCGCCCTTTCTCGCCGCGCCGGGCGCCCGTGTGGGGAAGCGGATCGAGAGCGCGGTGGCGGCCTCATGGGCCGTCACGGGGCTCAACACCAATCTCGGCATCATCCTCCTCTGCGCCCCGCTGGCGGCGGCAGCGGAACGGCCCGGCCCGCTGCGGCCGAACCTTGAGACGGTGCTGGCCGGTCTCGACATCACCGACGCGCAGGCCGCCTTCCGCGCCATCGCCGCCGCCAATCCCGGCGGGCTCGGCCGTTCTGGCGCACACGATGTCGCCGCGCCGGCCCGGATCGGCCTGCGCGAGGCGATGGCGGAAGCCGCCGACCGAGACCGCATCGCCCGGCAATATGTCAGCGGCTTCGCGGATATGTTCGACATCGGCCTCGCCCGTCTCGCCGCGCTGGGCGCCGTCGAGCCGGAAGCCCGCACCGAGGCGGTGCATCTCGCCTTCATGGCCGCCTTCCCCGACAGCCATATCGCCCGCAAATTCGGCGACGCCACCGCCGAACAGGTGCGGGCGGAGGCGGCCGAGGTCGCGGGCACCGTCGATTTCCGCGCCCCCGCAGGGATACGTCGCGCGCCGCTTCACGCCTTCGACGCCAGCCTGAAGGCGAGCGGCCTCAACCCGGGCACCAGCGCCGATCTCACCGTGGCGACGCTGTTCGCGCAGGCGCTGCTCACCCCATGA
- a CDS encoding HisA/HisF-related TIM barrel protein, which translates to MELIPVIDLMGGAVVHARRGARDAYRPIATPLAAGAAPQDVVDGLLALGAFRTLYIADLDAITGRGGHDATLRMLVERHPSLALWVDAGEASPAALARRMRHGPGRPVIGSESLRDTGAAQAALASGAGLLSLDYGPEGPRGPSELHADAGLWPDAVIVMTLARVGAGQGPDLERLAAILARAEGRRVYAAGGVRDAGDLHRLAELGVAGVLLASALHDGRLSRADIAAFMG; encoded by the coding sequence GTGGAACTTATACCCGTGATCGACCTGATGGGAGGTGCGGTGGTCCACGCACGGCGCGGCGCCCGCGACGCCTACCGCCCGATCGCGACGCCGCTGGCCGCCGGCGCGGCGCCACAGGACGTGGTCGATGGCCTTTTGGCGCTCGGCGCCTTCCGCACGCTCTACATCGCCGATCTCGACGCGATTACCGGTCGGGGCGGGCATGACGCCACCTTGCGCATGCTTGTCGAACGCCACCCCTCCCTTGCCCTTTGGGTCGATGCCGGCGAAGCCTCGCCCGCCGCGCTTGCCCGGCGGATGCGCCACGGCCCCGGCCGGCCGGTGATCGGCAGCGAGAGTTTGCGCGATACCGGCGCCGCGCAGGCGGCACTGGCGAGCGGCGCCGGGCTGCTCTCGCTCGACTACGGGCCGGAAGGCCCGCGCGGGCCGTCCGAACTGCACGCGGACGCCGGCCTTTGGCCTGACGCGGTGATCGTGATGACGCTGGCGCGGGTCGGCGCCGGGCAGGGGCCGGATCTGGAGCGCCTCGCCGCCATTCTCGCCCGGGCTGAGGGCCGGCGGGTCTACGCAGCCGGTGGGGTGCGCGACGCGGGCGATCTTCATCGTCTGGCCGAACTCGGCGTCGCCGGCGTACTGCTGGCGAGCGCGCTGCATGACGGGCGGCTGTCGCGTGCGGATATCGCGGCGTTCATGGGGTGA